In Bremerella alba, one DNA window encodes the following:
- a CDS encoding DUF1549 domain-containing protein, which translates to MPNTLRPLTSLALLLLMGMISPILAADENKQAIFFETKIRPLLAQHCFECHGAKEQKADLRLDRRNHFMKGGSSGPIVVPGKPDESELLAAVKYESYEMPPSGPLPDEQIAVLETWIKNGAYWPEHPGEPREDELFSKEDRAWWAFQPVERPDVPQVDHEATKHNPIDNFIHAKLKEQKLSAAPPAEPRDLIRRLYFDMLGVPPSPEDVNAFANDPSAAAYEKLVDKVLADPRYGQRWATHWLDVVRYADSDGYRQDAYRPLAYRYRDYVIKSLNEDKSYKQFMTEQLAGDEVAPDDPDALVATYFLRAGVYEYNSRDAEGQQILINDELTDTVGDVFLGMGIACAHCHNHKYDPILRDDYYRLQAFFKPLIWKDSHPLASDESLEKYQDELAKWEAKHQNLLDQIEEIEKKPRESAQRKAVEMFPEEVQEMYWKPAEQRNTYENQIFYLVEEQVGFEYARLQNRIPKDKKQAWEDLKKKLQDVLSSKPKRPPIADVVGDAAGTISPTTVPGDRSQREIKPGFLTILEPGDVEIDPSLSKNGDSSGRRATLAKWLSRDDNPLAPRVIVNRIWQYHFGVGLSSNSSDFGRLGDPPSHPQLLDWLTSQFIENGWRLKPLHRQILLSATYRQSSLIDAPKTAKMVDPQNRLLWRFPAQRLKAEQIRDAMLAVSGELQNKTSGPASSSNSAVRTIFTKKMRNTPDTLLESFDSPAGFASVAQRNATTTATQSLLMFNGDWSLKRSEAMAKRLNREHGTDYEAIVRESFRECFGRMPQPEELELSVAFIEEQVAYNRDLSKAKEGKLPSTALLDEPQMQRWSTSFNISDKTPHQFLTLPDTRPLPSRNFTIEAVVFNRTLFEDASVRTIAAHWNGSNSTPGWNFGITSKKSAYRPRNLILQLIGKDKSGQVKYEVIPSNIRVPSDKPYYVAASVDYDSGTATFYARDMSYDESELETVVVKHSIVGDSGSNSLRFSVGGRDAHSPHNWDGLIDEVRLTRSAIEDESQILINTPNDLVTDDTVGMWQFVRSNPSGPLADVANPERELELSRRSDRRGLGPILIALSDYCHVLLNSGEFQFVD; encoded by the coding sequence AAAGCGAACTCTTAGCGGCAGTCAAATACGAAAGCTACGAAATGCCACCTTCGGGACCGCTTCCCGACGAGCAGATCGCGGTTCTGGAAACATGGATCAAGAATGGTGCCTATTGGCCCGAGCACCCAGGCGAACCCCGTGAGGACGAACTTTTCTCCAAGGAAGATCGTGCTTGGTGGGCGTTTCAACCGGTAGAGCGTCCCGATGTCCCTCAGGTCGATCACGAAGCTACTAAGCACAATCCCATCGACAATTTCATACATGCAAAACTGAAAGAACAAAAGCTCTCTGCTGCCCCACCTGCCGAGCCGCGAGATTTGATTCGCCGCCTCTATTTCGACATGCTCGGTGTCCCCCCATCACCGGAAGATGTCAATGCCTTCGCCAACGATCCGAGTGCGGCGGCATACGAAAAACTTGTCGACAAGGTATTAGCCGATCCTCGGTATGGACAACGGTGGGCGACCCACTGGCTGGATGTTGTTCGTTACGCCGACTCCGATGGCTATCGCCAGGATGCCTATCGTCCATTGGCATATCGCTACCGCGATTATGTGATCAAGAGCCTGAACGAAGACAAGTCGTACAAGCAGTTCATGACCGAGCAGTTGGCCGGGGACGAGGTTGCCCCAGATGATCCCGATGCCCTCGTGGCAACGTACTTTTTGCGCGCAGGCGTTTATGAGTACAACAGCCGAGACGCCGAGGGACAACAGATACTCATTAACGATGAATTGACGGACACCGTCGGTGATGTTTTCCTGGGCATGGGCATCGCCTGTGCTCACTGCCACAACCACAAGTACGATCCTATCCTGAGAGACGACTATTATCGCCTGCAAGCGTTCTTCAAGCCTTTGATCTGGAAGGATTCGCATCCATTGGCATCGGATGAATCGCTCGAAAAGTATCAGGACGAATTAGCCAAGTGGGAAGCCAAGCACCAGAATCTACTAGATCAGATTGAAGAGATCGAAAAGAAGCCGCGGGAAAGCGCCCAGCGCAAAGCCGTCGAGATGTTCCCGGAAGAGGTTCAGGAAATGTACTGGAAACCAGCCGAGCAACGGAACACCTACGAAAACCAAATATTCTATCTCGTTGAGGAACAGGTCGGTTTCGAATACGCACGACTTCAAAACCGAATTCCCAAAGACAAAAAGCAGGCATGGGAAGACCTGAAGAAGAAGTTACAGGATGTCCTTAGCAGCAAGCCTAAACGCCCACCAATCGCTGACGTTGTCGGAGATGCCGCAGGGACGATCTCCCCAACCACGGTCCCGGGAGATCGTTCCCAAAGAGAAATCAAGCCTGGCTTCTTAACCATTCTTGAACCGGGCGATGTCGAGATCGATCCTTCCTTGAGCAAGAACGGTGACAGCAGCGGGCGACGTGCTACGCTCGCCAAATGGCTCAGCCGAGATGACAACCCGCTTGCCCCTCGCGTGATCGTGAACCGGATTTGGCAATACCACTTCGGTGTAGGCCTCTCCTCAAATTCCAGCGACTTCGGTCGTCTCGGAGACCCTCCTTCGCATCCTCAGCTATTGGATTGGTTGACCAGCCAATTCATCGAAAACGGCTGGCGTCTCAAACCGCTTCACCGTCAAATCCTACTGTCGGCGACCTATCGTCAGTCATCTTTGATCGATGCGCCCAAAACAGCCAAGATGGTCGACCCACAGAATCGTTTGCTGTGGCGGTTCCCTGCCCAGCGGTTGAAAGCCGAGCAGATTCGTGATGCCATGCTTGCCGTCAGTGGTGAGCTGCAAAACAAAACCAGCGGCCCAGCATCTTCCAGCAATAGTGCCGTGCGTACCATCTTCACTAAGAAGATGCGAAATACTCCGGATACCCTGTTGGAAAGCTTTGATTCGCCCGCAGGTTTTGCCAGCGTCGCTCAGCGAAACGCAACCACGACCGCAACACAATCGCTGTTAATGTTTAATGGTGACTGGTCACTAAAACGGTCCGAAGCGATGGCCAAGCGACTTAACCGCGAGCATGGCACGGACTACGAAGCCATTGTTCGGGAAAGCTTCCGCGAATGCTTCGGTAGAATGCCTCAACCGGAAGAGCTCGAATTATCCGTAGCATTTATCGAGGAACAGGTTGCCTACAATCGCGATCTATCGAAGGCCAAAGAGGGCAAACTCCCTTCAACAGCCCTACTGGACGAGCCGCAGATGCAGCGTTGGAGTACGTCGTTCAATATTAGCGACAAAACGCCTCATCAGTTTTTGACTCTCCCAGACACCAGGCCGCTGCCATCACGCAACTTTACGATCGAAGCGGTCGTCTTCAATCGAACCTTATTCGAGGATGCCTCGGTTCGCACGATTGCGGCTCATTGGAATGGATCGAATTCGACGCCAGGATGGAACTTCGGCATTACGAGTAAAAAGTCTGCCTATCGTCCGCGAAACCTGATTCTGCAATTAATAGGCAAGGATAAAAGTGGTCAGGTGAAGTACGAAGTCATTCCGTCCAACATTCGAGTTCCTTCCGACAAGCCTTATTACGTTGCTGCCTCGGTCGACTACGACTCTGGCACAGCAACCTTTTATGCCCGTGACATGTCGTATGACGAATCGGAACTAGAAACCGTTGTCGTCAAACATTCGATTGTGGGGGACAGCGGCTCTAACTCATTGCGGTTCAGTGTCGGTGGCCGGGATGCCCACAGCCCACACAACTGGGACGGGCTCATCGACGAAGTTCGACTGACGCGAAGTGCGATCGAAGATGAATCCCAGATTTTGATCAACACGCCCAACGATCTAGTAACCGATGACACCGTCGGCATGTGGCAGTTCGTTCGCTCCAACCCAAGTGGTCCGCTAGCTGACGTTGCGAACCCGGAACGAGAGCTGGAGCTCTCACGACGTTCCGATCGGCGCGGCCTGGGTCCGATATTGATTGCCCTGAGTGATTACTGCCACGTCCTGTTGAATTCTGGCGAATTTCAATTCGTCGACTAA
- a CDS encoding DUF1501 domain-containing protein: MNNQPHIEVPTTRREFLAKSGGGFGAMALASLMGQSASAAPADPRSPKTTHFPAKAKNVIFLFMEGGPSHIDLFDPKPLLNELAGQKLPESFGKVILAMGENNAPLMRCPRKWKQHGESGLWVSDWFPEIATCADDLCVIRSCISDGINHSSGVCQMNTGHVIGGRPSLGAWATYGLGTENQDMPAFVVLTDGKGQPVNGSRNWGSGFMPAAYQGVQFKSGADPILNLNPPSHITPNRQKSKLDFLSQLDREHAAQREDFSELEARIKSYELAFRMQSAAPDIVDLSSESEETKQLYGIDQKETNVFGNNCLLARRLVENGVRFVQLYSGAGSGWDAHSNIEGNHGRLCKEVDKPIAGLLKDLKRRGLWDETLVIWGGEFGRTPMSEQGNGRDHNPTGFSMWMAGGAVPGGRTIGATDELGLKAVENPMHVHDLHATVMRVLGVDHTKLIYRHKGRPERIDMNEGKAELKVLGLG; the protein is encoded by the coding sequence ATGAATAACCAACCCCACATTGAAGTCCCTACCACCCGACGCGAATTCCTGGCCAAGTCAGGCGGCGGCTTCGGCGCAATGGCCTTAGCATCGCTCATGGGGCAGTCGGCTTCCGCTGCTCCGGCCGATCCACGGTCACCGAAGACGACCCACTTCCCTGCCAAGGCGAAGAACGTAATCTTCCTGTTCATGGAAGGGGGACCGAGTCATATCGATCTGTTCGACCCTAAGCCTCTGCTGAATGAATTGGCAGGGCAGAAGCTTCCCGAGAGCTTCGGGAAAGTCATCCTGGCGATGGGTGAAAACAATGCTCCCCTGATGCGCTGCCCTCGCAAGTGGAAACAGCACGGTGAAAGTGGTTTGTGGGTTTCAGACTGGTTCCCTGAAATCGCCACGTGTGCCGATGACTTGTGCGTCATTCGATCGTGTATTTCAGATGGGATTAACCACTCGTCAGGCGTTTGCCAGATGAATACCGGTCACGTTATTGGTGGTCGTCCTTCCTTGGGAGCATGGGCAACGTACGGCCTGGGGACAGAAAACCAGGATATGCCGGCGTTTGTGGTGCTGACCGATGGAAAGGGACAACCGGTTAACGGATCACGAAATTGGGGTAGCGGATTCATGCCGGCCGCCTATCAGGGTGTTCAATTCAAGTCAGGTGCCGATCCTATCTTGAACCTAAATCCACCAAGCCACATTACGCCGAATCGCCAAAAATCGAAACTCGACTTTCTAAGCCAACTAGACCGAGAACATGCAGCACAGCGAGAAGATTTTTCAGAGCTAGAGGCTAGAATCAAATCGTACGAACTTGCTTTCCGTATGCAGTCTGCCGCACCTGACATTGTCGACCTGAGCAGTGAGTCAGAAGAAACCAAGCAGCTATACGGAATTGACCAGAAGGAAACGAATGTTTTTGGCAATAACTGCCTACTAGCTCGCCGCTTGGTTGAAAATGGAGTTCGCTTCGTTCAACTTTACAGCGGTGCCGGCAGCGGCTGGGATGCCCATAGCAATATCGAAGGCAACCATGGCAGGCTCTGCAAAGAAGTCGACAAGCCAATTGCCGGCTTACTGAAAGACCTCAAACGCCGTGGGCTCTGGGACGAAACGCTAGTGATCTGGGGTGGCGAGTTCGGGCGAACGCCGATGTCGGAACAAGGGAACGGCCGCGATCATAATCCAACCGGCTTTTCCATGTGGATGGCCGGTGGTGCCGTCCCCGGCGGACGTACCATTGGCGCGACGGATGAACTCGGCCTCAAGGCTGTCGAAAATCCTATGCACGTTCACGATCTTCATGCAACCGTCATGCGTGTGCTAGGTGTCGACCACACGAAACTCATCTATCGCCACAAGGGTCGGCCGGAACGAATTGACATGAATGAAGGCAAGGCAGAATTGAAGGTGCTTGGCCTTGGCTAA